Proteins encoded by one window of Cyclobacteriaceae bacterium:
- a CDS encoding HAMP domain-containing sensor histidine kinase — protein sequence MLDRSVNEVTARIATTYLAEGLIAAVIVIAFLYFAHIYKRLYLKTWALSFGSFAVSVFSVGLTTLYNAQLTEGFKLASSFVAQAGIFLHAFFLLIGLFELFRGTAFRLKFLMGWAAVVVGLSFLTIWVFHDADGVQGSLNRYVLRIGTRYLVIAFSFLCAGILAWRSPLFKKGIGQRLLIVAFLLYGVTYCYYFTVVIFNYFGGTFSFPFFFGMVELLLITLSGLGMVLWLLEDERDRLSKINSELDSFLYSTSHDLRSPIASILGITNVAKLELTDETALRYMTMIEERIKKLDLVISDILKLSRSKKLDLKIESIRFDDLLKDTIADVKFNHNAPDISLRYTEKTDDHFVSDYIQMKIVLSNLIANSVKYHNINQENPFIHVAFQRTGKNVRIEVEDNGRGIPKEALPKIFDMFYRAETGVEGTGLGLYIVKEALAKINGKIEVKSEYGAGSTFTITLLDA from the coding sequence ATGCTTGACCGCTCCGTCAATGAAGTTACCGCACGCATTGCGACCACCTACCTGGCCGAGGGACTGATTGCTGCCGTTATTGTAATTGCCTTCCTGTACTTTGCCCACATTTATAAAAGGCTCTACCTGAAAACGTGGGCATTAAGCTTTGGCAGTTTTGCCGTATCTGTTTTTTCCGTAGGGCTAACGACACTGTACAACGCTCAACTAACTGAGGGGTTTAAACTGGCTTCCTCTTTCGTGGCCCAGGCAGGCATTTTCCTACACGCTTTTTTTCTACTGATTGGTCTTTTTGAGCTTTTTCGGGGCACTGCCTTCCGGCTAAAATTTCTGATGGGTTGGGCGGCTGTCGTTGTGGGGCTAAGTTTCTTAACCATTTGGGTTTTTCATGATGCTGATGGTGTTCAGGGTTCGTTGAATCGTTATGTGTTACGTATTGGGACGCGATACCTCGTTATAGCATTTAGTTTTTTATGCGCGGGCATATTGGCGTGGCGAAGTCCGCTGTTTAAAAAAGGGATTGGTCAACGCTTGCTGATTGTGGCATTCCTGCTTTATGGAGTTACGTATTGTTATTATTTCACCGTTGTGATCTTCAACTACTTTGGGGGTACTTTCAGTTTTCCGTTTTTCTTTGGCATGGTTGAACTTTTGCTCATTACCCTGTCAGGATTGGGCATGGTGCTTTGGTTGCTGGAAGATGAGCGCGACCGGCTTAGTAAAATCAATTCAGAATTGGACAGCTTTCTGTATAGCACCTCGCACGATTTGCGATCGCCCATTGCATCTATTCTTGGCATTACCAACGTGGCAAAGCTTGAGCTCACGGATGAAACTGCACTTCGATACATGACCATGATCGAAGAGCGCATTAAAAAGCTCGACCTGGTTATCAGTGATATTCTCAAACTTTCGCGAAGTAAAAAGCTTGATCTTAAAATTGAATCCATTCGCTTTGATGATTTATTAAAGGACACAATAGCCGATGTGAAGTTCAACCACAATGCCCCAGACATCTCACTGCGTTATACGGAGAAAACGGATGATCACTTTGTCTCTGATTACATTCAGATGAAAATCGTTTTGAGTAACCTCATTGCTAATTCAGTGAAGTATCACAACATCAACCAGGAAAATCCATTTATTCATGTTGCCTTTCAGCGCACCGGAAAAAATGTTCGCATTGAAGTTGAGGACAACGGCAGGGGGATTCCAAAAGAAGCGCTTCCAAAAATTTTCGATATGTTTTACCGTGCCGAAACAGGTGTAGAGGGTACAGGCCTTGGTCTTTACATTGTGAAAGAAGCCTTAGCAAAAATCAACGGAAAAATTGAGGTAAAATCGGAGTAT